In Molothrus ater isolate BHLD 08-10-18 breed brown headed cowbird chromosome 11, BPBGC_Mater_1.1, whole genome shotgun sequence, a genomic segment contains:
- the KBTBD12 gene encoding kelch repeat and BTB domain-containing protein 12, producing MDRKDEEKRKQRHSLALLEQVKSMKESTQIIDVVLVAEGEKFPCHKVVLAAFSAYFRAMFTCGLAECTQREVVLHDVSAESVSVILHYVYSAELRLTSLNVQTVALAAYFMQMEEVCNMCQKYMMDHMDASNCVGIYYFANHIGADDLCDQARKYMYQHFAEVSLQEEILEIEFQQLLTLIKSDDLNISREESILDLVIRWVKHCRESRSEHLVELLKQVRLVLVSPSFLVEARKRNTMILCNSECNDMFEEALKTIQLSRHPSLSLRYGMETTDLLLCIGNNSLGIRSRHGSYADASFCYAPVTGKTYFISSPKYGEGLGCVCTGVVTEKNDIIVAGEASAVKMSRQRTRNIEIYRYHQRGNHFWHSLCSTQLRELYALGTAHNDLYVIGGQMKVKNQYLVTNCVEKYSMEQGTWRSTAPLPVPLACHVVVTVKDKLYVLGGWTPQMDLPDEEPDRLSNRTFRYDPGQDKWVERAPMKFSKYRFSTAVVNGEIYVLGGIGCLGYDRGQTRKCLDAVEIYNPDGDFWRDGPPMPSPLLSLRTNSTSAGCVEGKLYLCGGFHGAARHEVITKEILELDTWENQWNVVATNVLMHDSYDVCLVARLNPRDLIPPPPDLVNQ from the exons ATGGATCGCAAGGatgaggagaagagaaagcagcGCCACAGCTTGGCTTTATTGGAGCAAGTGAAGAGCATGAAGGAATCCACACAGATAATCGATGTGGTGCTGGTTGCAGAAGGCGAGAAGTTCCCCTGCCATAAGGTGGTGCTGGCTGCCTTCAGTGCCTATTTCAGGGCCATGTTCACGTGTGGCCTGGCAGAGTGCACGCAGAGGGAGGTGGTTCTGCACGATGTCTCAGCCGAGAGCGTGTCGGTGATCCTGCACTACGTGTACAGCGCCGAGCTGCGCCTCACCAGCCTCAACGTGCAGACTGTCGCCCTTGCTGCCTACTTCATGCAGATGGAAGAGGTCTGCAACATGTGTCAGAAGTACATGATGGACCACATGGATGCTTCCAACTGCGTGGGCATCTATTACTTTGCAAACCACATCGGGGCAGATGATTTATGTGACCAAGCGAGGAAATACATGTATCAGCATTTTGCTGAGGTGAGCTTGCAGGAAGAAATACTAGAGATTgaattccagcagctgctgactcTCATCAAATCAGATGAcctgaatatttccagggagGAGAGCATTCTGGACCTCGTCATTAGATGGGTCAAGCACTGCAGAGAGTCACGTTCAGAGCACCTTGTTGAGCTCCTCAAGCAAGTGAGACTGGTACTCGTCAGCCCCTCTTTTCTTGTGGAAGCCCGGAAGAGGAACACAATGATTCTTTGCAATTCAGAATGCAATGATATGTTCGAGGAAGCACTGAAAACCATCCAGCTGTCCAGGCACCCTTCCCTCAGCCTGCGATACGGCATGGAGACTACAGATCTCCTGCTCTGCATCGGCAACAACTCCCTCGGCATCAGGTCCAGGCATGGCAGCTATGCAGATGCCAGCTTTTGTTATGCTCCTGTGACAGGAAAGACCTACTTCATTTCCTCCCCAAAGTATGGAGAGGGCTTGGGATGTGTTTGCACCGGTGTTGTCACTGAGAAAAATGATATCATTGTGGCAGGCGAGGCAAGCGCCGTCAAAATGTCTAGACAGAGGACCAGGAACATTGAAATTTATAG ATACCACCAGCGGGGAAACCACTTttggcacagcctgtgcagcACTCAGCTCCGTGAGCTCTAcgcactgggcactgcccacaACGACCTCTATGTAATAGGAGGgcaaatgaaagtgaaaaaccAGTATCTGGTCACAAACTGTGTGGAGAAGTATTCCATGGAGCAAGGCACCTGGAGAAGCACAGCAcccctgccagtgccactgGCCTGCCACGTGGTGGTGACAGTGAAGGACAAGCTGTACGTGCTGGGTGGATGGACACCACAG ATGGATCTGCCTGACGAGGAGCCGGATCGATTGAGTAACAGAACGTTTCGCTACGACCCGGGCCAAGACAAATGGGTGGAGAGAGCCCCAATGAAGTTCTCCAAGTACCGCTTCAGCACTGCCGTAGTCAATGGGGAGATTTATGTCTTGG GAGGAATTGGGTGCCTTGGTTATGACAGAGGACAGACACGGAAATGTCTTGATGCAGTGGAGATTTATAACCCTGATGGAGACTTTTGGAGGGATGGACCCCCGATGccttctcccctcctctccttaCGAACCAACTCCACCAGTGCAGGCTGCGTGGAAGGGAAGCTGTACCTCTGTGGAGGATTTCATGGAGCAG CTCGTCATGAAGTGATCACCAAGGAGATCCTGGAGCTGGACACGTGGGAGAACCAGTGGAACGTGGTGGCCACCAACGTCCTCATGCACGACAGTTACGACGTGTGCCTCGTGGCTCGGCTGAACCCACGGGATCTgatccctcctcctccagatTTAGTGAACCAATAG